The following are from one region of the Quercus robur chromosome 1, dhQueRobu3.1, whole genome shotgun sequence genome:
- the LOC126695234 gene encoding uncharacterized protein LOC126695234: protein MAKECTNIPTDISRPELASLSHTLRSHLFSTNKQHEMHLTPTDNSAWSNLASNTVDKRGWDIMYQKIKNKAVFNVSNDILQEVSLHAVRLAPNSMHWQAQQTNLEYLLMLNVDNLVWSFRKTAGLPTPGKPYGGWEDPSEELRGHFVGHFLSATAKMWASTHNETIRQRMTAVVNALSACQEKIGTGYLSAFPSEFFDRFEAIKPVWAPYYTIHKILAGLLDQHTFGENAQALKMVTWMVDYFYKRVQNVVTKYSIERHYTSLNEEFGGMNDLLYRLYTITRDPRHLILAHLFDKPCFLGLLAVQADDISGFHANTHIPVVIGSQMRYEVTGDPLYKAIGTYFMDVVNSSHIYATGGTSESEFWTDPKRLADTLDTETEESCTTYNMLKVSRHLFTWTKEVAYADHYERALINGVLSIQRGTEPGVMIYMIPLGHGASKAVSYHGWGTPFDSMWCCYGTATESFSKLGDSIYFEDKVKGPALYIIQYISSSFNWESGQILLNQTVLPVVSSDPYLRVTFTFSSVKVLGAGQSSTLNLRIPIWTSNANASINAQSLTVPAPGNFLSVTRKWGPGDKLTLQLPINLRTDDIRDDRPEYASLKAILYGPYLLAGHTTSDWDIKTGSAKSLSDWITPIPAAYNAYLVSLSQGSANSSVVLTNSIKSLTMEKTPPPFNTSAARATFRLILTDSPPPKFLTLQDAINKSVMLEPFDYPGMVVATKGKDKQVQVAASPVRGGSSVFRVVAGLDGRPGTVSLESEGYKGCFVHNSGEKYRTGTIMRLGCKSGSSGANFNQAASFVMEKGLSEYHPVSFVAKGAQRNFLLQPLMSFKDEFYNVYFNIQA, encoded by the exons ATGGCTAAGGAGTGCACAAACATTCCTACTGATATATCAAGACCAGAACTAGCATCACTGTCACACACACTTCGATCCCACCTCTTCTCTACTAACAAGCAGCATGAAATGCATTTGACACCAACTGACAATTCGGCTTGGTCAAATTTGGCATCCAACACCGTAGATAAACGGGGTTGGGATATAAtgtatcaaaaaattaaaaataaagctGTGTTTAATGTGTCCAATGACATTCTCCAGGAAGTGTCGTTGCATGCTGTGAGATTGGCTCCAAATTCAATGCATTGGCAAGCACAGCAAACGAATTTGGAGTACCTGTTGATGTTGAATGTGGATAACTTGGTTTGGAGCTTTAGGAAGACGGCCGGTTTGCCAACACCTGGGAAGCCATATGGGGGGTGGGAAGACCCAAGTGAAGAACTTCggggtcattttgtag GGCATTTCTTGAGTGCAACAGCAAAAATGTGGGCTAGCACTCACAATGAAACCATTAGACAGAGAATGACAGCAGTGGTGAATGCTTTATCTGCCTGCCAGGAGAAAATTGGCACCGGATATCTTTCAGCTTTTCCGTCTGAGTTTTTTGATCGTTTTGAAGCTATAAAGCCTGTTTGGGCTCCATATTACACAATTCACAAG ATCTTGGCAGGCCTACTTGATCAACATACATTTGGTGAAAATGCTCAAGCTTTAAAAATGGTGACATGGATGGTTGACTATTTTTACAAACGTGTTCAGAATGTGGTAACAAAATACAGTATAGAAAGGCACTATACATCACTTAATGAAGAATTTGGTGGCATGAATGATCTCCTTTACAGGTTATATACCATTACG AGAGATCCAAGGCATTTGATATTGGCTCATTTATTTGACAAACCCTGCTTTCTAGGACTCCTTGCAGTACAG GCTGATGACATATCTGGATTTCATGCCAACACACATATCCCAGTTGTTATTGGATCTCAAATGCGGTATGAAGTCACTGGTGATCCACTTTATAAG GCAATAGGGACGTACTTCATGGACGTTGTTAACTCTTCACACATCTATGCCACAGGGGGGACATCAGAGTCAGAATTCTG GACTGACCCGAAGCGATTGGCAGATACCCTAGACACTGAAACTGAAGAATCATGCACAACTTATAACATGTTGAAG GTCTCTCGCCACCTGTTTACATGGACCAAAGAAGTGGCATATGCAGATCATTATGAGCGCGCCTTGATAAATGGTGTTCTAAGCATCCAAAGAGGGACAGAACCTGGAGTGATGATTTACATGATCCCACTAGGTCATGGAGCTTCCAAGGCCGTCTCCTACCATGGATGGGGAACACCGTTTGACTCTATGTGGTGTTGCTATGGCACAG CAACTGAATCATTCTCAAAGCTAGGAGattcaatatattttgaagACAAAGTAAAGGGTCCAGCTCTTTACATCATCCAGTACATATCAAGCTCATTTAATTGGGAATCTGGACAAATTTTGCTCAATCAGACAGTTCTTCCTGTTGTTTCCTCAGATCCATACCTTCGAGTGACATTCACATTTTCTTCAGTGAAGGTACTG GGGGCAGGCCAATCCTCTACCTTGAACTTGAGGATACCAATTTGGACAAGTAATGCTAATGCATCAATAAATGCTCAGAGTTTGACTGTACCAGCTCCAG GTAATTTCCTATCGGTCACTAGAAAATGGGGACCCGGTGACAAATTAACACTTCAGCTGCCCATTAATTTGAGAACAGACGATATTAGAG ATGACCGGCCTGAGTATGCTTCTCTTAAGGCCATACTTTATGGCCCTTATCTGCTTGCGGGTCACACCACTAGTGACTGGGACATCAAAACTGGATCAGCTAAGTCTTTGTCAGACTGGATAACTCCAATCCCTGCTGCCTACAATGCTTATTTGGTTTCACTTTCTCAAGGGTCTGCAAACTCAAGTGTTGTCTTAACCAACTCAATAAAATCACTTACAATGGAAAAAACACCTCCACCTTTCAACACTTCTGCTGCTAGAGCCACTTTCAGACTCATCCTAACTGACTCACCTCCTCCAAAGTTTTTGACACTTCAAGATGCTATCAACAAGTCAGTCATGTTAGAACCATTCGATTATCCAGGAATGGTTGTGGCGACCAAAGGCAAAGATAAACAAGTTCAAGTTGCAGCCTCTCCTGTTCGCGGTGGTTCCTCTGTTTTCCGGGTGGTTGCAGGATTGGATGGAAGGCCTGGGACAGTATCATTGGAGTCAGAAGGCTACAAGGGTTGCTTTGTGCATAATAGTGGTGAGAAATACCGTACAGGTACAATCATGAGGCTCGGCTGCAAGTCAGGCTCATCAGGTGCCAATTTTAATCAGGCTGCTAGCTTTGTAATGGAAAAGGGACTAAGTGAGTATCATCCTGTCAGCTTTGTGGCAAAAGGGGCTCAGAGGAATTTTCTTCTGCAACCATTAATGAGCTTCAAGGATGAATTTTATAATgtctattttaacattcaaGCTTAA
- the LOC126696043 gene encoding uncharacterized protein LOC126696043: protein MKKRPVFNVSNDLLKEMSLHDVRLDPNSIHWQAQQTNLEYLLMLEVDSLVWSYRKIAGLPTPGKPYGGWESPDNEARGHFVGHYLSATAQMWASTHNDTVRQRMSAVVSALSACQEKIGTGYLSAFPTDFFDRVEDIKPLWGAPYYTIHKILAGLLDQHTLADNDQALKMVTWMVDYFYNRVQNVVTRFSLERHYLSLNTESGGMNDVLYRLYTITNDQKHLFLAHLFDKPCFLGPLALQADEISDFHANTHIPIVIGSQMRYEVTGDPLYKAIGMFFMDIVNSSHSYATGGTSFLEHWTDPMRVGDILQTESEESCTTYNMLKVSRHLFTWTKEVAYADYYERALTNGVLSIQRGTDPGVMIYMLPLGRGSSKAESYHGWGTPFDSMWCCYGTAMESFSKIGDSIYFEEKGKDPVLYIIQYISSSLNWKSGNIVVNQKVDPVFSTNPYLRVTFTFSSMKVLATGTHKSSTLNLRIPIWTFANNAKALLNAESLTVPAPGNFLSVTRNWGPGDKLTLELPISLRTEDIKDDRPEFASLKAILYGPYLLAGHSEADWNIKTGSAKSISDLITPIPAAYNAYLVSFSQVSGNSTFVLTNSDHSITMKILPPPGNSSTVGATFRLILTDSPPPKFSTLKDAIGKSVMLEPFDLPGMVVVHQGINNNLTVAAPPARGGSSIFRLVAGLDGRAETVSLESESNKDCFVHNGVNNNSSAIIKLSCKSGSSDVNFNQAASFVMEKGLAEYHPISFVAKAPKRNFLLAPLLSFRDEFYTVYFNIQA, encoded by the exons atgaaaaaacgaCCTGTTTTTAATGTGTCCAATGATTTGCTCAAGGAAATGTCATTGCATGATGTAAGATTGGATCCAAACTCAATACATTGGCAAGCACAGCAAACGAATTTGGAGTACCTATTGATGTTGGAAGTGGATAGTTTGGTTTGGAGCTATAGGAAGATAGCCGGTTTGCCAACACCTGGGAAGCCATATGGGGGGTGGGAATCCCCAGATAATGAAGCTCggggtcattttgtag GGCATTATTTGAGTGCAACAGCACAAATGTGGGCTAGCACTCACAATGACACTGTTAGACAGAGAATGTCAGCAGTGGTGTCTGCTTTATCTGCCTGCCAGGAGAAAATCGGCACTGGATATCTTTCTGCTTTTCCAACTGACTTTTTTGATCGTGTTGAAGATATAAAACCACTATGGGGGGCTCCTTATTACACAATTCACAAG ATCTTGGCAGGCTTACTTGATCAACATACACTTGCTGATAATGATCAAGCTTTAAAAATGGTGACATGGATGGTTGACTATTTTTACAACCGTGTTCAGAATGTGGTAACACGGTTCAGTTTAGAAAGGCACTATCTATCACTTAATACAGAATCTGGTGGCATGAATGATGTTCTTTACAGGTTATATACCATTACG AACGATCaaaagcatttatttttggctcATCTATTTGATAAACCCTGCTTTCTAGGACCACTTGCATTACAG GCTGATGAGATATCTGACTTTCATGCCAACACACATATCCCAATTGTTATTGGATCTCAAATGCGGTATGAAGTCACTGGTGATCCACTTTATAAG GCAATAGGGATGTTCTTCATGGACATTGTTAACTCTTCACACAGCTATGCAACAGGAGGAACATCATTCTTAGAACATTG GACTGACCCAATGCGAGTGGGAGATATTCTACAAACCGAGAGTGAAGAATCATGCACAACTTATAACATGCTGAAG GTCTCTCGCCACCTGTTTACATGGACCAAAGAAGTGGCATATGCAGATTATTATGAGCGTGCATTGACAAATGGTGTTCTAAGCATACAAAGAGGAACAGATCCTGGAGTGATGATTTACATGCTCCCACTAGGTCGTGGATCTTCCAAGGCCGAAAGCTACCATGGATGGGGAACACCATTCGACTCTATGTGGTGCTGCTATGGCACAG CAATGGAATCATTCTCAAAGATAGGAGattcaatatattttgaagagaaaggaaaagatcCTGTTCTTTACATTATCCAGTACATATCAAGCTCACTTAATTGGAAATCAGGAAATATTGTGGTCAATCAGAAAGTTGATCCTGTTTTCTCCACGAATCCATACCTTCGAGTGACATTCACATTTTCTTCAATGAAGGTACTGGCCACA GGGACACACAAATCCTCTACCTTGAACTTGAGGATACCAATTTGGACATTTGCAAACAATGCTAAGGCATTGCTGAATGCTGAGAGTTTGACTGTACCAGCTCCAG GTAATTTCCTATCTGTCACTAGAAACTGGGGACCTGGTGACAAATTAACACTTGAGCTGCCCATTAGTTTGAGAACAGAAGATATTAAAG ATGACCGGCCTGAGTTTGCATCTCTTAAGGCAATACTTTATGGCCCCTATCTGCTTGCGGGTCATTCCGAGGCTGACTGGAACATCAAAACTGGATCAGCAAAGTCTATTTCAGACTTGATAACTCCAATCCCTGCTGCCTACAATGCTTATCTGGTTTCTTTTTCCCAAGTGTCTGGAAACTCAACTTTTGT CTTAACAAACTCAGACCATTCaattacaatgaaaattttacCTCCTCCTGGCAATAGTTCCACTGTTGGTGCCACTTTTAGACTCATCTTAACTGACTCACCtccaccaaaattttcaacacTCAAAGATGCTATTGGCAAGTCAGTAATGCTAGAACCATTTGATTTGCCAGGAATGGTTGTAGTACACCAAGGAATAAATAACAACCTTACAGTTGCAGCCCCGCCTGCTCGCGGTGGCTCTTCCATTTTCCGGTTGGTTGCAGGATTGGATGGAAGGGCTGAGACGGTATCATTGGAGTCAGAAAGCAACAAGGATTGCTTTGTGCATAATGGTGTGAATAACAATTCAAGTGCAATCATCAAGCTCAGCTGCAAATCAGGCTCATCAGATGTTAATTTTAATCAGGCTGCCAGCTTTGTAATGGAAAAGGGACTAGCTGAGTATCATCCTATCAGCTTTGTGGCAAAAGCGCCTAAGAGGAATTTTCTTCTGGCACCATTGTTGAGCTTCCGGGATGAATTTTATActgtttattttaacattcAAGCTTAA
- the LOC126717997 gene encoding 18.2 kDa class I heat shock protein-like yields the protein MSLIPSFFGSHRSNMSDPFSLEIWDPFKDFPFSSEPQFARETSALVNTRVDWKETPEAHVFKADLPGLNKEEVKVEVEDDRVLQISGERKVEKEEKKDTWHRVERSSGKFLRRFRLPENAKMDQIKAAMENGVLTVTVPKVEAKKPDVKTIEISS from the coding sequence ATGTCTCTGATTCCAAGCTTCTTTGGTAGCCACCGAAGCAACATGTCGGACCCATTCTCGCTCGAGATTTGGGACCCATTTAAGGATTTCCCATTCTCATCTGAACCTCAGTTTGCAAGAGAAACTTCTGCTTTGGTTAACACCCGTGTGGATTGGAAGGAGACCCCAGAAGCCCATGTGTTCAAAGCTGATCTTCCTGGGCTCAACAAAGAGGAAGTGAAGGTTGAAGTTGAAGATGACAGAGTGCTCCAAATAAGCGGAGAGAGGAAAGtggagaaggaagagaagaaagataCGTGGCATAGAGTGGAGCGTAGCAGTGGCAAGTTCTTGAGGAGGTTTAGGCTTCCTGAGAATGCTAAGATGGATCAGATCAAGGCTGCAATGGAGAATGGTGTTCTCACTGTGACAGTCCCTAAGGTGGAGGCAAAGAAGCCTGATGTCAAGACCATTGAGATTTCTAGCTAA
- the LOC126718006 gene encoding 60S ribosomal protein L31-like produces MVEKTRKEEVVSREYTINLHKRLHGCTFKKKAPKAIKEIRKFAQKAMGTTDVRVDVKLNKLIWSHGIRSVPRRIRVRIARKRNDEEDAKEELYSLVTVTEIPPEGLKGLGTKVIEGDD; encoded by the exons ATGGTGGAAAAGACAAGAAAAGAGGAGGTCGTCAGCCGAGAGTACACTATTAATCTCCACAAGCGCCTTCATGGATG CACATTCAAAAAGAAGGCTCCAAAGGCCATAAAGGAGATTAGGAAGTTTGCCCAGAAGGCTATGGGAACAACAGATGTCAGGGTGGATGTGAAGCTTAACAAGCTAATATGGAGCCATGGGATCCGAAGTGTGCCTAGGAGGATTCGTGTTCGCATTGCCCGGAAAAGAAATGATGAGGAAGATGCCAAGGAGGAGCTGTATTCACTAGTCACTGTCACTGAGATTCCACCAGAGGGTTTGAAGGGATTGGGCACGAAGGTCATTGAAGGAGATGATTGA